One Candidatus Binatia bacterium DNA window includes the following coding sequences:
- the nuoK gene encoding NADH-quinone oxidoreductase subunit K: MNVAQTSLAVAALLFGVGAGGVLVRRNVIVVLLSVELMLNAVNLAFVAFAREYGSMDGQVAVFLVMTVAAAEAAVGLALVLAVFRNRRTTNLDELDLLRG; this comes from the coding sequence ATGAACGTGGCGCAGACTTCCCTCGCGGTCGCCGCCCTCCTTTTCGGCGTGGGTGCGGGCGGCGTCCTCGTCCGCCGCAACGTGATCGTCGTCCTTTTGTCGGTCGAACTCATGCTGAACGCCGTGAACCTCGCTTTCGTGGCGTTCGCCCGCGAGTACGGGTCCATGGACGGGCAGGTGGCCGTCTTCCTCGTGATGACCGTCGCCGCCGCCGAAGCGGCGGTCGGACTCGCGCTCGTGCTCGCGGTGTTCCGCAACCGCCGCACCACCAACCTCGACGAGCTGGATCTCCTGAGGGGGTAG
- the nuoD gene encoding NADH-quinone oxidoreductase subunit D: MKRPGAALPATQDPVETTFDLQMGPSHPATHGTIKFHLRLDGEVIVDCDVEIGYLHRAFEKMAEQGTWTQVIPYTDRLNYVSPLINNVGYVMAVEKLLGLEVPERCRYIRVMMSEISRITDHLTCLGMAATEAGAMTVGFLLNEAREFLYDIVEAVTGARVTVTYTRIGGVTNDLPADIRERVRAAFRHLDGILRDCDKLLTRNRIFYDRMAGVGVISPEDAISFGLTGPMLRATGVSYDVRKQQPYLVYDRLDFEVPLGSRGDNYDRFLCRFLEIEQSMRIVEQTLERMPEGPVSVQDPRYVLPPKQAVYRSIEGLMNHFKIIMEGIKVPPGEAYMAVEGANGELGFYVVSDGTGRPYRVRVRGPCFWGMSALGSMLRGHTVADIVTTFGMVNMIGGECDR, from the coding sequence ATGAAGCGCCCCGGAGCGGCTCTTCCTGCGACGCAAGACCCGGTCGAAACGACGTTCGACCTCCAAATGGGGCCGTCCCACCCGGCGACACACGGGACGATCAAGTTCCACCTCCGGCTCGACGGCGAAGTCATCGTCGATTGCGACGTGGAAATCGGCTACCTCCACCGGGCTTTCGAGAAAATGGCCGAGCAGGGAACCTGGACGCAGGTCATCCCCTACACGGACCGCCTCAACTACGTCTCGCCCCTGATCAACAACGTCGGGTACGTCATGGCCGTCGAAAAGCTCCTCGGGCTCGAGGTCCCCGAGCGCTGCCGGTACATCCGCGTGATGATGAGCGAGATTTCCCGGATCACCGACCACCTGACCTGCCTCGGCATGGCCGCCACGGAGGCGGGCGCCATGACGGTGGGCTTTCTCCTGAACGAAGCCCGCGAATTCCTCTACGACATCGTCGAGGCCGTGACCGGCGCCCGCGTCACCGTGACCTACACGCGGATCGGTGGGGTGACGAACGATCTTCCGGCCGACATCCGGGAGCGGGTTCGAGCGGCGTTCCGTCACCTCGACGGGATCCTGCGGGACTGCGACAAGCTGCTCACCCGCAACCGCATCTTCTACGACCGCATGGCCGGCGTCGGCGTCATCTCGCCCGAGGACGCCATCTCTTTCGGTCTCACCGGGCCCATGCTGCGCGCCACCGGGGTATCCTACGACGTCCGCAAGCAACAGCCCTACCTGGTTTACGACCGGCTCGACTTCGAAGTACCCCTGGGTTCCCGAGGGGACAACTACGACCGCTTCCTCTGCCGCTTCCTCGAAATCGAACAGAGTATGCGGATCGTCGAGCAGACACTCGAGCGCATGCCCGAGGGACCGGTGAGCGTGCAGGATCCCCGCTACGTCCTTCCCCCGAAGCAGGCCGTGTACCGCAGCATCGAAGGGCTCATGAACCACTTCAAGATCATCATGGAAGGCATCAAGGTCCCGCCCGGCGAGGCGTACATGGCGGTCGAGGGTGCCAACGGGGAGCTCGGATTCTACGTCGTGAGCGACGGGACGGGACGCCCCTACCGCGTTCGCGTCCGTGGCCCCTGCTTCTGGGGCATGTCCGCGCTGGGATCCATGCTCCGGGGTCACACGGTCGCCGACATCGTCACCACGTTCGGGATGGTGAACATGATCGGCGGCGAGTGCGACCGCTGA
- the nuoM-1 gene encoding NADH:ubiquinone oxidoreductase subunit M produces the protein MPWLTAIVFSPLAGALVLGTLPRSNEDAIRRSAFVFSLVPLVLCLAVAWLFEPGRPDMQFSERAAWIPSFGISYHLGVDGLSLFLLLLTAFLTPLVVLASWSEIRTRVKEFHVLVLLLETGMLGTFLALDLFLFYVFWELMLVPMYLLIGVWGGPRRVYAAVKFVLYTMAGSLLMLVAILYLAWAQARAAGEPSFDLLRLYELALSPAEQRWLFAAFALAFAIKVPVFPLHTWLPDAHVEAPTGGSVILAGVLLKMGTYGLLRFALPLFPLASTEAAPYLALLGTVGIVYGALVAMVQPDLKKLVAYSSVSHLGFVVLGLCSFNAQATAGAVYQMLGHGLSTGALFLLVGVLYERRHTRQIADFGGLWKVVPVYASFLLVITLASVGLPGLNGFVGEFLILLGAFAEHRVLAVLATSGVVLGAAYMLWMYQRVAFGPISHPENRELRDLTKRELATLAPILLLCFALGVYPAPLLERMGPSIELHLTRMRDKVERTLPHAPRPATEHEPSSVGPS, from the coding sequence ATGCCCTGGCTCACGGCCATCGTCTTCTCGCCGCTCGCGGGCGCGCTCGTGCTCGGCACGCTCCCGCGCTCGAACGAGGACGCGATCAGGAGGAGCGCTTTCGTCTTCTCGCTCGTGCCCCTTGTCCTCTGCCTCGCGGTCGCCTGGCTTTTCGAGCCCGGGCGGCCGGACATGCAGTTCTCCGAGCGCGCCGCGTGGATTCCCTCGTTCGGGATCTCCTACCACCTGGGGGTGGACGGGTTGAGCCTTTTCCTCCTCCTCCTCACCGCGTTCCTCACCCCCCTCGTCGTTCTCGCCTCCTGGTCCGAAATCCGGACGAGGGTGAAGGAGTTCCACGTCCTCGTGCTCCTCCTCGAGACCGGCATGCTCGGGACGTTTCTCGCGCTCGACCTTTTTCTCTTCTACGTCTTCTGGGAGCTCATGCTCGTCCCCATGTACCTCCTGATCGGCGTCTGGGGTGGTCCGAGGCGCGTCTACGCGGCCGTCAAGTTCGTCCTCTACACGATGGCCGGAAGCCTGCTCATGCTCGTCGCCATCCTCTACCTGGCCTGGGCGCAAGCCCGCGCGGCGGGCGAGCCCAGCTTCGATCTTCTGCGTCTTTACGAGCTTGCCCTTTCGCCCGCCGAACAACGATGGCTTTTTGCGGCGTTCGCCCTCGCGTTCGCCATCAAGGTGCCCGTCTTCCCTCTCCACACCTGGCTCCCGGACGCCCACGTCGAAGCCCCCACGGGGGGCTCCGTGATCCTGGCGGGCGTGCTCTTGAAGATGGGCACGTACGGACTCCTGCGTTTCGCCCTGCCGCTTTTCCCCCTGGCGTCGACCGAAGCTGCACCGTACCTCGCTCTGCTCGGCACCGTGGGAATCGTCTACGGTGCTCTGGTCGCCATGGTGCAACCCGACCTGAAAAAACTCGTCGCTTACTCGTCCGTGAGCCACCTGGGCTTCGTCGTGCTCGGTCTTTGTTCTTTCAACGCCCAGGCGACCGCCGGCGCCGTCTACCAGATGCTCGGGCACGGGCTTTCCACGGGGGCCCTCTTCCTCCTCGTGGGCGTCCTCTACGAGCGGCGGCACACCCGACAGATCGCCGATTTCGGCGGTCTCTGGAAAGTCGTCCCGGTCTACGCCTCCTTTCTCCTGGTGATCACCCTCGCGTCGGTCGGGCTTCCCGGCCTCAACGGGTTCGTGGGCGAGTTCCTGATCCTTCTCGGGGCCTTCGCCGAGCACCGCGTCCTCGCCGTTCTCGCGACGAGCGGCGTCGTCCTGGGTGCGGCGTACATGCTCTGGATGTACCAGAGAGTCGCTTTCGGTCCGATCTCGCACCCCGAAAACCGCGAGCTGCGCGACCTCACCAAGAGGGAGCTCGCCACCCTCGCACCCATCCTCCTCCTCTGCTTCGCGCTCGGTGTCTACCCCGCGCCGCTGCTCGAACGCATGGGGCCGTCCATCGAACTCCACCTGACCCGAATGCGCGACAAAGTGGAACGCACCCTGCCGCATGCCCCGCGGCCGGCGACCGAACACGAACCCTCTTCCGTTGGCCCCTCATGA
- the nuoL-1 gene encoding NADH-quinone oxidoreductase subunit L, translated as MKGMFPLWSIPAFPLASSALLALLGGVLPRRAVHLVAVGSVGAAFALAAGNFFVLAASPSAGAVVEPVFSWISAGDLRIDATFRFDALSAVLALVVTGVGFLIHLYSTGYMAEDPDPGRYFCYLNLFTGLMLVLVLADNLPLLFVGWEGVGLCSYLLIGFWYEDPEKARAGRKAFVVNRVGDAGFLLGIFLLFWHLGGGALSFSEIEASLSRIPEGVAAACALLLFLGATGKSAQIPLYVWLPDAMAGPTPVSALIHAATMVTAGVYMVARLHFLYAASAWALPVVAVVGAVTALFAATMALVETDIKKVLAYSTISQLGYMFLGVGVGAFSAGIFHLVTHAFFKALLFLAAGSVIHGLGGEQDIRKMGGLRSSMPLTFATFSVGVLAISGIPGFSGFFSKDEILLASFAREPALWALAWAGAALTAFYMGRLWFVAFFGRGSHGHECPASMALPLVILALLSVFGGYVGLPESWLWGNPFARFLEPVTGVFHPHLDPGVETALFGLSSAAGVGGLLGAYVFYVARPAWPEAVRRRWSAVHSLLRNKYYVDEAYDRVVVRPTVAAARRLWTSVDTRAIDGAVNGVARVCWEAFVTARRWQSGNVQHYALSVLVGAVVILGFYAWAGGLWP; from the coding sequence ATGAAGGGAATGTTCCCCCTCTGGTCGATCCCCGCCTTTCCGCTGGCAAGCTCCGCGCTCCTCGCTCTCCTCGGGGGCGTCCTCCCGAGGCGGGCCGTCCACCTCGTAGCGGTCGGGAGCGTCGGCGCGGCGTTCGCGCTCGCCGCGGGGAACTTTTTCGTTCTGGCGGCTTCACCCTCGGCCGGCGCCGTCGTCGAGCCTGTTTTTTCCTGGATCTCGGCCGGCGACCTGCGGATCGACGCGACGTTCCGCTTCGACGCCCTCTCGGCCGTCCTGGCGCTGGTGGTGACCGGCGTCGGATTTCTCATCCACCTCTACTCGACCGGTTACATGGCCGAAGACCCGGACCCGGGGCGCTACTTCTGCTACCTGAACCTCTTCACCGGCCTCATGCTCGTCCTCGTCCTCGCCGACAACCTCCCGCTGCTCTTCGTCGGCTGGGAGGGCGTGGGGCTCTGCTCCTACCTCCTGATCGGCTTCTGGTACGAAGATCCGGAGAAGGCGAGGGCGGGCCGGAAAGCCTTCGTGGTCAACCGCGTGGGCGATGCCGGGTTCCTGCTCGGCATCTTCTTGCTTTTCTGGCACCTCGGAGGAGGCGCACTCTCGTTCTCCGAAATCGAGGCGTCTCTCTCGCGGATTCCCGAAGGGGTCGCCGCGGCATGCGCGCTCCTCCTCTTTCTCGGGGCCACCGGGAAATCGGCGCAAATTCCGCTCTACGTGTGGTTACCCGACGCCATGGCCGGCCCCACGCCCGTGAGCGCGCTCATCCACGCCGCCACGATGGTCACCGCGGGAGTCTACATGGTCGCGCGGCTCCACTTTCTCTACGCGGCATCCGCCTGGGCCCTGCCCGTGGTCGCCGTCGTCGGAGCCGTGACGGCCCTTTTCGCGGCCACGATGGCGCTCGTCGAGACGGACATCAAAAAAGTGCTCGCCTACTCCACGATCAGCCAGCTCGGCTACATGTTCCTGGGCGTGGGCGTGGGCGCCTTTTCGGCGGGCATCTTCCACCTGGTGACGCACGCCTTTTTCAAGGCGCTCCTCTTCCTCGCCGCCGGCAGCGTGATCCACGGCCTCGGGGGCGAACAGGACATCCGGAAGATGGGGGGGCTTCGGTCTTCCATGCCGCTTACCTTCGCGACGTTTTCCGTGGGAGTGCTCGCCATCTCGGGGATCCCGGGGTTTTCCGGGTTTTTCAGCAAGGACGAAATCCTGCTCGCGTCCTTCGCCCGAGAACCCGCCCTCTGGGCCCTCGCCTGGGCGGGTGCGGCGCTCACGGCCTTCTACATGGGGCGGCTCTGGTTCGTCGCTTTTTTCGGCCGCGGCTCCCACGGTCACGAGTGCCCGGCCTCCATGGCGCTTCCCCTGGTGATCCTGGCTTTGCTTTCGGTTTTCGGAGGCTACGTGGGCCTTCCGGAGTCCTGGCTCTGGGGTAACCCCTTCGCGCGTTTTCTCGAACCCGTCACGGGCGTGTTCCATCCTCACCTCGACCCCGGAGTCGAGACCGCGCTCTTCGGGCTCTCGAGCGCGGCGGGTGTCGGCGGACTCCTCGGGGCTTACGTGTTCTACGTGGCCCGGCCCGCGTGGCCCGAGGCGGTGCGACGGCGCTGGTCCGCGGTACACTCGCTTCTCCGGAACAAATACTACGTGGACGAGGCGTACGACCGCGTCGTCGTGCGACCGACGGTCGCCGCCGCCCGACGGCTCTGGACTTCGGTCGACACGCGCGCGATCGACGGTGCCGTGAACGGCGTGGCGAGAGTGTGCTGGGAAGCCTTCGTGACGGCACGCAGGTGGCAGAGCGGGAACGTACAGCACTACGCCCTCTCCGTTCTCGTCGGAGCCGTGGTGATCCTCGGCTTCTACGCGTGGGCAGGGGGGCTCTGGCCGTGA
- the nuoN-1 gene encoding NADH-quinone oxidoreductase subunit N, with the protein MNAPDLSWTALLPLLVALGTALTVLLADLWSEGPDRESLGWLGVVGLSVLGAVSLLLWNRHELTIAGTLALDRFAVFFDLFFAFSGVFALLLSMAFFEKQVQQVGEFYALLLFSLFGMLAIAATTDLITIFLSLEILSLAAYVLTGIRRDDPRATEGALKYFVVGAFATGFLLLGVACLYGATGTTLLAPLAEALRSGTSRALVLSGVAFLLVGFGFKLAAVPFHLWAPDAYEGAPTPVTAWMAVAVKAAALAGLLRVLSTALDPLAADWKPLVAGLAAVTMTVGNFLALGQTNVKRLLAYSSIAHAGYLLVGVAALESGGGSALLFHLVAYALMNLGAFAVVVALGERGEVLAGFEGVGFRYPLLGAAMSLFLLSLAGIPPLAGFAGKFYLFAAAVRADYVGLAVLGALNSVLSMYYYAGVLVRMYMREGEPEAEIGGPLAVTLWVMGLGTLLLGVFPAAFHRFAELCFSALG; encoded by the coding sequence ATGAACGCGCCCGATCTTTCCTGGACGGCTCTCCTGCCACTCCTTGTCGCCCTCGGAACGGCACTCACCGTTCTTCTTGCCGACCTCTGGAGCGAGGGGCCCGACCGCGAAAGCCTGGGCTGGCTCGGCGTGGTGGGACTCTCCGTCCTCGGAGCCGTCTCGCTGCTCCTCTGGAACCGGCACGAGCTCACGATCGCGGGCACGCTCGCGCTCGACCGGTTCGCCGTCTTCTTCGACCTGTTCTTCGCCTTCTCGGGCGTCTTCGCCCTGTTGCTTTCGATGGCCTTCTTCGAGAAGCAAGTGCAGCAGGTCGGCGAGTTCTACGCGCTCCTCCTTTTTTCCCTTTTCGGGATGCTCGCGATCGCGGCGACGACCGACCTGATCACGATCTTTCTCTCCCTCGAAATCCTCTCCCTCGCCGCTTACGTCCTCACGGGCATTCGACGCGACGACCCGCGCGCGACCGAAGGGGCACTGAAGTACTTCGTCGTCGGGGCCTTCGCGACGGGCTTTCTCCTGCTCGGCGTCGCGTGCCTTTACGGCGCCACGGGAACCACGCTTCTTGCGCCGCTCGCCGAAGCCCTCCGTTCCGGAACCTCGCGCGCGCTGGTGCTCTCGGGCGTCGCGTTCCTGCTCGTGGGTTTCGGTTTCAAACTGGCGGCCGTCCCCTTCCACCTCTGGGCACCGGACGCCTACGAAGGTGCGCCCACTCCGGTCACGGCCTGGATGGCGGTGGCCGTGAAGGCCGCGGCCCTGGCCGGCCTTCTCCGCGTCCTTTCCACCGCGCTCGACCCGCTGGCCGCCGACTGGAAGCCGCTCGTAGCGGGGCTCGCCGCGGTCACGATGACCGTCGGCAATTTTCTCGCCCTCGGCCAGACGAACGTGAAACGGCTTCTCGCGTACTCGAGCATCGCGCACGCGGGTTACCTTCTCGTCGGCGTCGCGGCGCTCGAGTCCGGCGGCGGCTCGGCTCTGCTCTTCCACCTCGTCGCCTACGCGCTGATGAATCTCGGGGCCTTCGCCGTCGTCGTGGCCCTCGGGGAGCGGGGCGAAGTGCTCGCGGGATTCGAGGGCGTGGGCTTTCGTTACCCGCTGCTCGGGGCGGCGATGAGTCTTTTTCTGCTTTCGCTCGCGGGGATTCCCCCCCTCGCGGGATTCGCCGGAAAGTTCTACCTCTTCGCCGCGGCCGTGCGTGCCGACTACGTCGGCCTCGCGGTGCTCGGCGCTCTCAACAGCGTGCTTTCCATGTACTACTACGCCGGCGTGCTCGTGCGCATGTACATGAGAGAAGGCGAGCCCGAGGCCGAGATCGGCGGGCCGCTGGCCGTCACACTCTGGGTCATGGGACTCGGCACGCTTCTGCTCGGCGTTTTCCCGGCTGCGTTCCACCGCTTCGCGGAACTTTGCTTTTCGGCGCTCGGGTAG
- the nuoH2 gene encoding NADH-quinone oxidoreductase subunit H 2: MWLEVGLAAAKGAFVLLMVLQLAGLLGWIERKGSALVQDRIGANRAAIPLFGRPIAAAGLVNTLLADPIKFLTKEDVVPAGADRTLHTLAPAMTLFPVLLTFAVVPFGDVLRVGEYEIPLQVAPLDVGLLYVLAMVSLGVYGVVLGGWASNNRWSLLGGIRGSAQMISYELAMGLSVAAAVLVYGTLDLQEISRAQGTELAGWIPAWGILYQPLGCLVFLVAGIAESKRIPFDLPEAESELVSGYFTEYSGIKHLMFFMTDFVEIVLVSALVTTLYLGGWQVPYLGRAGFVFPWGTEILLPHLVVVLLQVGAFTLKVLFLCWLQIMIRWTLPRFRYDQLIRLGWKGLLPVSLANLVATAVFLLVLEA; encoded by the coding sequence ATGTGGTTGGAAGTGGGGCTGGCCGCGGCGAAAGGAGCTTTCGTGCTGCTCATGGTCTTGCAGCTCGCCGGGCTTCTCGGATGGATCGAACGGAAGGGAAGCGCCCTGGTGCAGGATCGCATCGGCGCCAACCGCGCGGCCATCCCTCTTTTCGGGCGCCCGATCGCCGCGGCGGGGCTCGTCAACACGCTGCTCGCCGACCCGATCAAATTCCTCACCAAAGAAGACGTCGTCCCCGCGGGGGCCGACCGGACCCTCCACACCCTGGCACCGGCCATGACGCTCTTTCCCGTGCTCCTGACCTTCGCCGTGGTCCCGTTCGGAGACGTCCTGCGGGTCGGGGAGTACGAGATACCGCTCCAGGTCGCCCCGCTCGACGTGGGGCTGCTCTACGTCCTCGCCATGGTCTCCCTGGGGGTCTACGGCGTCGTCCTGGGAGGCTGGGCATCGAACAACCGCTGGTCGCTCCTCGGGGGAATCCGGGGCTCCGCGCAGATGATCTCCTACGAACTGGCCATGGGGCTTTCCGTGGCCGCTGCGGTTCTGGTCTACGGCACGCTCGACCTCCAGGAGATCTCCCGGGCACAGGGCACGGAGCTGGCCGGCTGGATCCCGGCCTGGGGGATCCTCTACCAGCCGCTCGGGTGCCTCGTCTTTCTCGTCGCCGGAATCGCGGAAAGCAAGCGCATTCCGTTCGACCTCCCCGAGGCGGAATCGGAGCTCGTGAGCGGGTACTTCACCGAGTACTCGGGGATCAAGCACCTCATGTTCTTCATGACCGATTTCGTCGAGATCGTTCTGGTGAGCGCCCTGGTCACGACCCTGTACCTCGGCGGCTGGCAAGTGCCGTACCTCGGCCGCGCGGGCTTCGTGTTCCCCTGGGGCACCGAAATTCTCCTCCCGCACCTCGTGGTCGTCCTCCTGCAGGTCGGAGCCTTCACGCTGAAGGTCCTCTTCCTCTGCTGGCTCCAGATCATGATCCGCTGGACGCTACCCCGGTTCCGGTACGATCAGCTCATCCGCCTCGGCTGGAAGGGGCTCCTGCCCGTCTCGCTCGCGAACCTCGTCGCCACCGCCGTTTTTCTCCTCGTCCTGGAGGCGTGA
- the nuoC gene encoding NADH-quinone oxidoreductase subunit C, with protein sequence MPKPLLPLLREVFGDTILSSHAQAGDETIVVPRERWLEVFRELRDRPEFRFEFLMDLTVVDYLGQTPRFEVVTHLYSLTHNHRLRVKTRVPEEDPELPSLTPLWKSADWAEREAWDMFGIRFSGHPDLRRILLYEEFVGHPLRKDYPVNRRQPLVPERDPIAEGWKPT encoded by the coding sequence ATGCCGAAGCCTCTTCTACCCCTCCTGCGGGAGGTGTTCGGAGACACCATCCTCTCCTCGCACGCCCAGGCGGGCGACGAGACGATCGTCGTCCCGAGGGAACGCTGGCTCGAGGTCTTCCGCGAGCTACGGGATCGACCCGAGTTCCGTTTCGAATTCCTCATGGACCTCACCGTCGTCGACTACCTCGGGCAAACCCCGCGGTTCGAGGTCGTGACCCACCTCTACTCGCTCACCCACAACCACAGGCTCCGGGTCAAAACGCGCGTGCCCGAAGAGGACCCGGAGCTCCCGTCGCTCACTCCTCTCTGGAAATCGGCCGACTGGGCGGAGCGGGAGGCCTGGGACATGTTCGGGATCCGCTTTTCCGGGCACCCGGACCTCCGGCGGATCCTCCTCTACGAGGAGTTCGTAGGTCACCCGTTGCGGAAGGATTATCCGGTGAACCGGCGCCAACCCCTGGTTCCCGAGCGCGACCCGATCGCCGAAGGATGGAAACCGACATGA
- the nuoJ-1 gene encoding NADH dehydrogenase subunit J produces MELLALFFLGLATLASAAGVVLFRNPVRSALSLVLTLFLVAVHFVLLQAHMVAALQVIVYAGAILVLFLFVIMLLNLEAQPREFGPRQRNLFSVLACGLVAFPLLGALLAGSAREASLPSEFGTVGALARALFGRHLLAFELTSVLLLVAIVGAVVLGHRRPSR; encoded by the coding sequence ATGGAGCTCCTGGCGCTCTTCTTCCTCGGGCTCGCCACCCTCGCCTCCGCGGCGGGCGTCGTCCTCTTCCGCAACCCCGTGCGGAGTGCGCTCTCCCTGGTTCTCACGCTCTTTCTCGTGGCCGTCCACTTCGTGCTCCTCCAGGCACACATGGTCGCGGCACTCCAGGTCATCGTCTACGCGGGGGCGATCCTGGTCCTCTTTCTCTTCGTCATCATGCTGCTCAATCTCGAGGCGCAACCACGCGAGTTCGGGCCGCGGCAACGGAACCTGTTTTCCGTCCTCGCGTGCGGCCTCGTGGCTTTTCCGCTTCTCGGGGCCTTGCTCGCCGGCTCGGCAAGAGAGGCGTCCCTACCCTCGGAGTTCGGCACGGTCGGAGCCCTGGCACGGGCGCTTTTCGGGCGGCATCTCCTGGCCTTCGAGCTCACGTCCGTGCTGCTCCTGGTGGCCATCGTGGGAGCGGTGGTTCTCGGACACAGGAGACCTTCGCGATGA
- a CDS encoding ATPase AAA yields the protein MGTGIVRLAGELDVDAVAIARQGIERFQEVFERLREEIRSVIVGHEESVEQVLTAFFAGGHVLIEGVPGTGKTLLARTLGEALHLRFTRVQFTVDLMPADITGTRVVAERNGRREFVFVRGPIFTHILLADEINRATPKTQSALLEAMAELQVTAAGETYRLDPPFFVLATLNPIEMEGTYPLPEAQLDRFLVKVRLPYPGTRELQEIVGSTTTNAIRHARPVFDAETAASEAEELRRLVRGVLVAPHVEAYAAALVTGTIPTHSKFAPPGPRPFAPDPWIDRYVSFGASPRGGQALLLGAKVRALLAGRANVTFEDVDWMAVPALGHRLVLNFAAQAEGIDPGTLVERTLHAARKLRS from the coding sequence GTGGGCACCGGAATCGTCCGTCTCGCGGGAGAACTCGACGTGGACGCGGTAGCGATCGCCCGGCAGGGGATCGAACGCTTCCAGGAAGTCTTCGAGAGGCTCCGCGAAGAGATCCGGAGCGTCATCGTGGGACACGAGGAAAGCGTCGAGCAGGTCCTCACCGCCTTTTTCGCCGGAGGACACGTCCTGATCGAGGGCGTGCCCGGCACGGGAAAAACTTTGCTCGCCCGCACCCTCGGCGAGGCTCTCCACCTCCGCTTCACCCGCGTCCAGTTCACCGTCGACCTCATGCCGGCCGACATCACGGGGACGCGCGTGGTGGCGGAGCGAAACGGGCGTCGGGAGTTCGTGTTCGTTCGCGGGCCCATCTTCACCCACATCCTGCTCGCCGACGAGATCAACCGGGCCACGCCCAAGACGCAGTCCGCGCTTCTCGAGGCCATGGCCGAGCTGCAGGTGACCGCGGCCGGCGAGACCTACCGGCTCGACCCGCCGTTTTTCGTCCTGGCCACGCTGAACCCGATCGAAATGGAGGGCACGTACCCTCTCCCGGAGGCGCAGCTCGACCGGTTTCTCGTCAAGGTCCGTCTCCCTTACCCCGGAACCCGCGAGCTGCAGGAAATCGTGGGCAGCACGACGACGAACGCCATCCGCCATGCTCGCCCCGTCTTCGACGCCGAAACCGCAGCTTCGGAAGCCGAGGAGCTCCGCCGCCTCGTGCGGGGAGTGCTCGTCGCCCCCCACGTGGAAGCCTACGCCGCGGCCCTCGTGACCGGCACGATACCGACCCACTCCAAGTTCGCGCCGCCGGGTCCCCGGCCCTTCGCTCCCGATCCCTGGATCGACCGCTACGTGAGTTTCGGCGCGAGCCCGCGGGGCGGGCAGGCCCTGCTGCTCGGAGCCAAAGTCCGCGCGCTGCTCGCGGGCCGTGCCAACGTGACCTTCGAAGACGTCGACTGGATGGCGGTTCCGGCCCTCGGACACAGGCTGGTCCTCAACTTCGCCGCGCAGGCCGAAGGCATCGACCCCGGAACGCTCGTCGAACGCACGCTCCATGCCGCAAGAAAGCTTCGAAGTTAG